Proteins encoded together in one Microbacterium oxydans window:
- a CDS encoding glutamine synthetase family protein produces MIDDVRLAPEELEAAGIRTVIVATPDMQGRLVGRRIPVEGFGRVVENGVDICTCAWAWDIDQGLELIDANRFALCGMHNGVPDVTLIPDLETLRPAAWLEGVAICLADPVDVHTHAPMPISPRVILKQELARIRELGLTPLAGTELEFYLFRNDPRELRRSGFRDLDPTTLTPSDFMIHEGNLYEPFFQKLRSDLRASGILVEAAQSEWGLGQWEMTFEYGDPLEMADRHALYKLAVRDTAARAGMSATFMARPLNDQPGSSCHVHVSFVDEEGTAVFWDESAADRLSGRMRSAIAGALEHAPALMAWYAPTVNSYRRSNSSDVAGSGRTWGFDNRTTTVRVVGHSPKALRFEFRLPGADTNPYFTLTGVLASARDGMERQSVLGDHVVGSAYDLPADGAMPADPRQASALFGESALVQDLLAPELISHQQVLLDHEWSTFMSRVTDWDLHRYFDRI; encoded by the coding sequence ATGATCGATGACGTGCGCCTCGCCCCGGAGGAGTTGGAGGCGGCCGGCATCCGCACCGTGATCGTCGCGACGCCCGACATGCAGGGCCGGCTCGTCGGCCGCCGCATCCCGGTCGAGGGCTTCGGCCGCGTGGTGGAGAACGGCGTCGACATCTGCACCTGCGCATGGGCGTGGGACATCGACCAGGGGCTGGAGCTCATCGACGCGAACCGGTTCGCCCTGTGCGGCATGCACAACGGCGTCCCCGACGTCACGCTGATCCCCGACCTCGAGACGCTGCGCCCCGCGGCCTGGCTCGAGGGCGTGGCGATCTGCCTCGCCGATCCGGTGGACGTGCACACGCACGCGCCGATGCCGATCTCGCCCCGCGTGATCCTGAAGCAGGAGCTCGCGCGCATCCGGGAGCTGGGCCTCACCCCGCTGGCGGGCACCGAGCTGGAGTTCTACCTGTTCCGCAACGACCCCCGGGAGCTGCGTCGCTCGGGCTTCCGCGACCTGGACCCCACGACGCTCACGCCCTCGGACTTCATGATCCACGAGGGGAACCTCTACGAGCCGTTCTTCCAGAAGCTGCGCTCCGACCTCCGTGCCAGCGGCATCCTCGTCGAGGCGGCCCAGAGCGAGTGGGGGCTCGGACAGTGGGAGATGACGTTCGAGTACGGCGATCCGCTGGAGATGGCCGATCGCCACGCCCTCTACAAGCTGGCCGTGCGCGACACGGCCGCGCGCGCCGGCATGTCGGCGACGTTCATGGCCCGGCCGCTCAACGACCAGCCCGGATCCTCCTGCCACGTGCACGTGTCGTTCGTGGACGAGGAGGGGACGGCCGTGTTCTGGGACGAGTCGGCCGCCGACCGCCTCAGCGGACGGATGCGGTCCGCCATCGCCGGCGCCCTGGAGCACGCTCCGGCGCTGATGGCCTGGTACGCCCCGACCGTCAACTCCTACCGCCGCAGCAACTCCTCCGACGTGGCGGGGAGCGGGCGCACCTGGGGCTTCGACAACCGCACCACCACCGTGCGCGTGGTGGGGCACTCCCCGAAGGCGCTGCGCTTCGAGTTCCGCCTCCCCGGCGCCGACACCAACCCGTACTTCACCCTCACCGGCGTCCTGGCGTCGGCGCGCGACGGCATGGAGAGGCAGTCCGTGCTCGGGGACCACGTGGTGGGCAGCGCCTACGACCTCCCGGCCGACGGCGCGATGCCCGCGGATCCGCGTCAGGCGAGCGCCCTGTTCGGCGAGAGCGCGCTCGTGCAGGACCTGCTCGCGCCCGAGCTCATCTCGCACCAGCAGGTGCTGCTCGACCACGAGTGGTCGACGTTCATGTCCCGCGTCACGGACTGGGACCTGCACCGCTACTTCGATCGGATCTGA
- a CDS encoding SDR family NAD(P)-dependent oxidoreductase — translation MRHADKNAFLTGAGSGIGRETALRLAGEGARVLVTDVSAEGAAETVRLIEEAGGTALAAVVDVRSREQIRAAVDVAREAWGTLHLLVNNAGVVTEHSFETLTEEAWDFVFDINLKGQFLVAQEVAPLIAESGGGAIVNLSTVEALVVVTSTGTAQPHYNASKGGVPMLTKALAVELAAKNIRVNCVAPGPIATDFFDYESVTSPEALEFMKQRLLVPRVGVPADIASAVSWLLSDEASWIDGIQLPVDGGWLTR, via the coding sequence ATGCGACACGCAGACAAGAACGCCTTCCTCACGGGCGCGGGTTCCGGGATCGGACGCGAGACGGCCCTCCGCCTCGCCGGGGAGGGGGCGCGCGTCCTCGTGACCGACGTCTCGGCGGAGGGTGCGGCCGAGACGGTGCGCCTCATCGAGGAGGCCGGCGGCACCGCGCTCGCGGCCGTGGTCGACGTACGCTCGCGCGAGCAGATCCGCGCGGCCGTCGACGTCGCCCGCGAGGCCTGGGGAACGCTGCACCTCCTGGTGAACAACGCCGGTGTCGTCACGGAGCACTCCTTCGAGACGCTGACCGAGGAGGCGTGGGACTTCGTGTTCGACATCAACCTCAAGGGGCAGTTCCTCGTGGCACAGGAGGTCGCCCCGCTCATCGCCGAGTCCGGCGGCGGCGCGATCGTGAACCTCTCGACCGTCGAGGCCCTCGTCGTCGTCACCAGCACCGGAACCGCGCAGCCGCACTACAACGCCAGCAAGGGCGGCGTGCCCATGCTCACCAAGGCGCTCGCAGTGGAGCTCGCCGCCAAGAACATCCGCGTCAACTGCGTGGCACCCGGCCCCATCGCGACGGACTTCTTCGACTACGAGAGCGTCACGAGCCCGGAGGCCCTGGAGTTCATGAAGCAGCGCCTGCTGGTGCCGCGGGTGGGTGTGCCGGCCGACATCGCCTCCGCGGTCTCCTGGCTGCTCAGCGACGAGGCCTCCTGGATCGACGGCATCCAGCTCCCCGTCGACGGAGGGTGGCTGACGCGATGA
- a CDS encoding gamma-glutamyl-gamma-aminobutyrate hydrolase family protein codes for MDIISTPAPTRPLIGISGRRLRAAAMGAPHGFADAPLEAYLSEYATSVLGAGGLPVHLPMDAAPAELVERLDGVVIVGGDDVDPRRYGQAPGPFTALVDPQRDEFESGLIQAAIDGGVPLLGVCRGAQLLNVVRGGTLHQHLAHGEGESHGSYAYPRAHRVHEVRIAPGSVTHALYGETTRVNSFHHQAVDVPGRGIVVTGWAPDGVVEAIELEGLPVVGVQWHPETFDADPIFGWLVAQAAARATLSAAPETQNVA; via the coding sequence ATGGACATCATCAGCACTCCCGCCCCGACCCGCCCCCTGATCGGCATCTCCGGACGACGCCTGCGCGCCGCCGCCATGGGCGCGCCGCACGGCTTCGCCGACGCCCCGCTCGAGGCGTATCTCAGCGAGTACGCGACGTCCGTGCTCGGTGCCGGCGGACTGCCCGTGCACCTGCCGATGGACGCCGCGCCCGCGGAGCTCGTCGAGCGCCTCGACGGTGTCGTGATCGTGGGCGGTGACGACGTCGACCCGCGTCGCTACGGCCAGGCGCCGGGGCCGTTCACCGCCCTGGTCGACCCGCAGCGCGACGAGTTCGAGTCGGGGCTCATCCAGGCCGCGATCGACGGCGGCGTGCCGCTGCTCGGCGTGTGCCGGGGCGCCCAGCTCCTCAACGTGGTCCGCGGCGGAACGCTCCACCAGCACCTGGCGCACGGCGAGGGGGAGTCCCACGGCTCCTACGCCTACCCGCGGGCGCACCGCGTGCACGAGGTGCGCATCGCCCCGGGCAGCGTGACGCATGCCCTCTACGGCGAGACCACCCGCGTCAACTCGTTCCACCATCAGGCGGTCGACGTGCCGGGGCGCGGGATCGTCGTGACCGGCTGGGCGCCCGACGGGGTCGTCGAGGCCATCGAGCTCGAAGGGCTCCCCGTCGTCGGTGTCCAGTGGCACCCGGAGACCTTCGACGCCGACCCGATCTTCGGCTGGCTGGTCGCGCAGGCCGCCGCCCGTGCGACGCTGAGCGCCGCGCCCGAAACGCAGAATGTCGCCTAG
- a CDS encoding APC family permease, translating into MDASTTTSRSAAATPPERNLRGNLGAVSVTFMVIAAAAPLTVVGGLVPIGYLVGNGIGFPVMFLVATVILLLFSVGLTAMSRFLPKAGSFFVFATHGLGRTPGLATAYLALVCYTTVQIAVFSYLGATISSSIVLLGGPEIPWWLLTLASVALVGALGYRQIELSSRVLVVVLLAEIGIVVLLGIVILVTGGAEGVTFGSFLLQNVLSGAPALGLMFAIASFIGFESTVVYRDEVRTPERTIPRATYASAIVIGVFYAFAAWAIVVGVGEGNVIDEAAADPTTLITRVTEQYLGPIGSIAVAVLFLGSMFAAVLSLHNVLTRYHHAMANARVLPDRVGTVHAHHGSPHIASIVQVATSGVAIIVLALIGFAPENIFSWFAGIGTLAIVILMAVTCLSVVVYFARTRVLRSPWHTTIAPILGFLGLAVSAVLIAANFPLLVSDVDAEGNPAWGPISITLVGVVVIAPVISLVQAAIMRAKAPEAYAQIVRRFDENA; encoded by the coding sequence ATGGATGCTTCGACAACGACGTCGCGCAGCGCAGCAGCAACTCCTCCGGAGCGCAATCTCCGCGGGAATCTCGGGGCGGTGTCGGTCACCTTCATGGTGATCGCGGCCGCGGCCCCGCTCACGGTGGTCGGCGGCCTCGTGCCGATCGGCTACCTGGTGGGCAACGGCATCGGCTTCCCGGTCATGTTCCTCGTAGCGACCGTGATCCTGCTGCTCTTCTCGGTCGGGCTCACGGCGATGAGCCGCTTCCTCCCGAAGGCCGGCTCCTTCTTCGTGTTCGCGACCCACGGGCTCGGTCGCACGCCCGGCCTCGCCACCGCCTACCTCGCCCTCGTCTGCTACACGACCGTGCAGATCGCGGTGTTCTCCTATCTGGGCGCGACGATCAGCTCGAGCATCGTCCTCCTCGGCGGGCCCGAGATCCCCTGGTGGCTGCTCACCCTCGCCTCGGTCGCGCTCGTGGGTGCTCTGGGCTACCGGCAGATCGAGCTCAGCTCCCGCGTGCTCGTCGTGGTGCTGCTCGCCGAGATCGGCATCGTCGTGCTCCTGGGGATCGTGATCCTCGTCACGGGCGGCGCGGAGGGCGTGACCTTCGGGTCGTTCCTGCTGCAGAACGTCCTCTCCGGCGCCCCCGCGCTCGGCCTCATGTTCGCGATCGCGAGCTTCATCGGCTTCGAGTCGACCGTCGTCTACCGGGACGAGGTGCGCACCCCCGAGCGCACGATCCCGCGCGCCACCTACGCGTCCGCCATCGTGATCGGCGTCTTCTACGCCTTCGCCGCCTGGGCGATCGTGGTCGGCGTCGGCGAGGGGAACGTCATCGATGAGGCGGCGGCCGACCCGACCACGCTGATCACGCGCGTGACCGAGCAGTACCTCGGCCCGATCGGCTCCATCGCGGTCGCCGTGCTGTTCCTCGGGAGCATGTTCGCCGCGGTGCTGTCGCTGCACAACGTGCTCACCCGCTACCACCACGCGATGGCCAACGCCCGGGTGCTGCCCGACCGGGTCGGCACGGTGCATGCGCATCACGGCTCACCGCACATCGCCTCGATCGTGCAGGTGGCCACGTCCGGCGTCGCGATCATCGTCCTCGCGCTCATCGGCTTCGCGCCGGAGAACATCTTCTCCTGGTTCGCCGGCATCGGCACCCTCGCGATCGTGATCCTGATGGCGGTCACCTGCCTGTCGGTCGTCGTCTACTTCGCCCGCACCCGCGTGCTGCGCAGCCCCTGGCACACCACCATCGCCCCCATCCTCGGCTTCCTCGGCCTCGCCGTGTCCGCCGTGCTGATCGCGGCGAACTTCCCCCTGCTCGTGAGCGACGTCGACGCGGAGGGGAACCCCGCCTGGGGGCCGATCAGCATCACCCTGGTCGGCGTGGTCGTGATCGCGCCGGTGATCAGCCTCGTGCAGGCCGCGATCATGCGGGCGAAGGCTCCCGAGGCCTACGCGCAGATCGTGCGCCGCTTCGACGAGAACGCCTGA
- a CDS encoding NUDIX hydrolase family protein has translation MAVRTPDPDPEPEDDGLGGFRDANPPAPDANPGWLSEFELEEARRRLPMLYVEAIPVRTDGSGQVTEIGILLRSTPMGEMTRTIVSGRVRFGETIRDALFRHVENDLGPMAFPLLPPQPLPFTVAEYFPIPGVSAFHDDRQHAVSLAFVVPVTGTCEPRQDALEVTWFSPEAAGSDAVAAEMENGRGTLIRQALASLGLLR, from the coding sequence ATGGCGGTCCGCACACCTGATCCCGATCCGGAGCCCGAAGACGACGGTCTCGGAGGCTTCCGCGATGCGAATCCGCCGGCGCCCGACGCGAATCCCGGCTGGCTGAGCGAGTTCGAGCTCGAAGAGGCACGGCGCCGACTGCCGATGCTCTACGTCGAGGCGATCCCCGTGCGCACCGACGGCTCCGGCCAGGTGACCGAGATCGGCATCCTGCTGCGCTCCACGCCCATGGGCGAGATGACCCGCACGATCGTGTCCGGCCGCGTCCGCTTCGGCGAGACCATCCGCGACGCCCTGTTCCGCCACGTCGAGAACGACCTCGGTCCGATGGCGTTCCCGCTGCTCCCGCCGCAGCCGCTGCCGTTCACGGTGGCCGAGTACTTCCCGATCCCGGGTGTCAGCGCGTTCCACGACGACCGGCAGCACGCCGTGTCGCTCGCCTTCGTCGTGCCGGTGACCGGCACGTGCGAGCCCCGCCAGGACGCTCTGGAGGTGACCTGGTTCTCGCCGGAGGCGGCCGGATCCGACGCGGTCGCCGCCGAGATGGAGAACGGTCGCGGCACGCTCATCCGCCAGGCTCTCGCCAGTCTCGGCCTGCTGCGCTGA
- a CDS encoding alpha/beta hydrolase, with amino-acid sequence MSENLTIDDTATRWSSADRDGKPLLVLLHGYGADEHDLFGLIPYLPEGIAVASVAAPLAPPWPMPGRSWYPIDGLDGRSPEAVTIAAEAFLRWLDATAGDAPSIALLGFSQGAAVSLQALRLAPDRFGAVVALSGYAAPGELPNDDALAELRPPVFWGRGTHDEVIPPALVAHTAQWLPGHSDLSGRVYTGLTHSISEEELTDVHRFLTKWLDGIAAS; translated from the coding sequence GTGAGCGAGAACCTGACGATCGACGACACCGCGACCCGATGGTCGTCCGCCGACCGCGACGGGAAGCCGTTGCTGGTGCTGCTGCACGGCTACGGGGCCGACGAGCACGACCTGTTCGGCCTCATCCCCTATCTCCCCGAGGGCATCGCCGTAGCGTCCGTCGCCGCGCCCCTCGCACCTCCGTGGCCGATGCCGGGCCGGTCCTGGTACCCCATCGACGGGCTCGACGGCCGCAGCCCCGAGGCCGTGACCATCGCCGCCGAGGCGTTCCTGCGCTGGCTCGACGCCACCGCCGGAGACGCCCCCTCGATCGCGCTGCTCGGCTTCTCGCAGGGCGCGGCGGTGTCGCTGCAGGCACTGCGGCTCGCGCCGGACCGCTTCGGAGCGGTCGTGGCGCTGAGCGGCTACGCGGCACCGGGCGAGCTGCCGAACGACGACGCCCTGGCCGAGCTGCGCCCGCCGGTGTTCTGGGGCCGCGGCACGCACGACGAGGTCATCCCGCCCGCACTGGTCGCGCACACCGCGCAGTGGCTGCCCGGGCACTCCGACCTGTCCGGCCGGGTCTACACCGGGCTGACGCACAGCATCTCGGAGGAGGAGCTGACCGACGTGCACCGGTTCCTCACGAAGTGGCTCGACGGGATCGCCGCGAGCTGA